The Chitinimonas sp. BJYL2 genome segment ACACCCTCTTCGTCGATCTCATCCACCAGCACCGTCAGTTTGCGACCGATCTTGGCCTGCAGTTTGGCGGCGCTGATGGCAGCCTGCTTTTCCATGAAGCGGGCTTTGCGCTCCTCGGCCACCTCTGCCGGTACATGGTTAGGCAATTCATTGGCGGTGGCACCCTCGACCGGGGAGTACGTGAAGCACCCCACGCGATCCAGCTGCGCTTCATCAAGGAAGTCGAGTAGCTGCTGGAAATCCGCCTCGGTTTCGCCGGGGAAGCCTGCAATGAAGGTGGAGCGGATGGCGATGTCGGGGCACACATCCCGCCATGCCGCGATGCGCTTGAGGACATTCTCGGCATTGGCCGGGCGCTTCATGGCTTTGAGCACCGAGTGGCTGGCGTGCTGGAACGGGATGTCGAGGTAAGGCAGCACCTTGCCCTCGGCCATCAGTTCAATCACCTCGTCGACATGCGGATAGGGGTAGACGTAATGCATCCGCACCCAGATGCCCAGCTCGCCCAGTTCACGCGCCAGCTCGGTCATTCGCGTCTTGACCGGGCGGCCGTTGTGGAAACCGGTGCGGTACTTCACATCCACGCCATAAGCCGAGGTGTCCTGGGAGATCACCAGTAACTCCTTGACGCCCGCCTTGGCCAGATTTTCGGCCTCGCGCAGGACTTCGTGGACGGGGCGCGAGACCAGATCGCCGCGCATCGAGGGGATGATGCAGAAGGTACAGCGATGGTTGCAGCCTTCGGAAATCTTCAGGTAGGCGTAGTGCTTGGGGGTGAGCTTGATACCCTGCGGCGGGACCAGATCCACGAAAGGATCGTGAGGCTTGGGCAAATGCTCGTGCACCGCCGCCATGACTTCTTGCGTTGCGTGCGGGCCGGTAACCGCCAGCACCGAGGGATGCACGTCGCGAATCTGCTGGCCTCCCGCCTTGGCACCCAGGCAACCCGTAACGATGACCTTGCCGTTCTCGGCCAGCGCCTCGCCAATGGCATCGAGCGATTCGGTAACCGCGCTATCGATGAAGCCACAGGTATTCACCACCACCAGATCGGCATCGTGATAGCTGGGCGAAATCGCATAGCCCTCGGCGCGCAGCTGGGTAAGTATCTGCTCGGAGTCTGTCAGGGCCTTGGGGCAACCCAGCGAAACGAAGCCGACTTTGGGTGAATTCATGTGTGCGTTCTTTCCTGAATACAAAAGCAGAACGGGCGTGTCAGCCGACACGCCCGTCGTTACAAATCCATTTTAAATCAACTGCCTACTTCTTGTCGTTAGTCGCGCCGGGCGGGAAGCCGAAGCCACTCCACATCGTCTTGGTGCGATCCTGCAATTGCTGCTGCATTTCCACGAACATATTGGTGCTCTGTTCGAGGTAGCTGGTCATCATGTTCTGCATGGCGGGCGCTTGGAACTTCATGAAGTCGCCCCACAGATTCGGGTTATTGCTGGGCGTGCCGTCCTGGTTGTAGAACGTCTTGGACTGCTCTTGCAAACGCTGCTGCATCTGGCTGAACAGCTGCATGTTCTTTTCCAGATAGTTGCCCATCAGACCCTGCATGGCATTGCCATAGATACGGATGATCTGGGTCAGTACGTCGTAGCTAAACATCGGCGCACCACCGCTTTCTTCCTCCAGAATGATCTGGAGCAAGACGCTACGGGTGATGTCTTCATGGGTCTTGGCGTCTTCGACAATGATTTCCACGTTGTCGAGCACAAGCTGTTTGACGTCATCAAGGGTGATATAGCAACTCGTGGCCGTATCGTAGAGCCGACGGTTCGGGTACTTCTTGATGACTCGCCTATCTTTCTCAGCCAAGTTTGTCTCCATTATTTTTTTGAATCAATGACTTAGCAATCAACCCTTGGCGCAATGCCGTCTTGCCGACGAGACGGGTTGTGCGAAGCAGCATAACTATAGCGCAAGCACACAGCCGATGGTGACAGCCGTGCAGTGCGGACAAAACAAAGCCGCCCGAAGGCGGCCTTGCAAGCGGCTACAGCCCACCGGTCAGATGGCGCGACCGGGAATCGCCGACAACAGCTTTTGCGTGTAGGGATGCTTGGGATCGCGGTAGAGCTCGTCCGAGTTGGCGTACTCCACCATTTCACCCTTGTTCATCACCAGCACTTCATCGGAGATGTACTTGACCACACTGAGGTCGTGGGAGATGAACAGATAGCTCATCCCGAACTCGTCCTGCAGATCCTGCAGCAGGTTCAGCACCTGAGCCTGCACCGATACATCCAGCGCCGACACCGATTCGTCACAGACGATGATCTCGGGCTTCATCGTCAAGCAGCGGGCAATGCTGATGCGCTGACGCTGACCACCCGAGAATTCGTGTGGGTACTTGAAGAAGGTGCTATCCGGCATCGACACACGTTGCAGGAGCTCGCGAGCATGGTCTGCGCGGTCCTTGTCGTTATCGAAGATTCCGTGAACGCGCATTGGCTCCATCAGGATGTCGCCCACCGTGAAGCGCGGATTCAGGCTCGCATACGGGTTCTGGAAGATGATATTGAGGCGCTTCTTGAAGGGCTTGTATTCCTTGTCCGAGAGCTGCATCAGATCCTTGCCCTCGAACATGACCTGACCACCTTCGCAGGAATGCAGGCGCAGAATGGTCTTGCCCAGCGTTGTCTTGCCTGAACCCGACTCACCCACGATACCGACTGTCTTGCCCTTGGCGAGTTTGAAGCTCACATCCTTGACCGCTGCCACCTCGCGCTTGCCGAACAGGCCATTGCGCATGGTGTAAGTTTTGGTCAGGTTCTTCACTTCGAGAATGATGGGGTCATCTGCCTTGACGCCACGGGCCCGCTCGCCGGTTGGCAACTCATGCTCACGGCCTTGCAGATAATCCTCCACCACAGGCAAACGCACGGGGCGCTTGTCGATGGTGGGGCGGCAAGCAAGCAGCGCACGAGTGTAAGGGTCCTTGGGCGAGGCAAACACGTCCGCAGCCACGCCTTGCTCCTTGATCACGCCCTGCTGCATCACCACAACGTGATCTGCCATCTCGCGCACGAGTTCGAGATCATGGGTAATGAACAGGATGCTCATGCCGTGCGAGCGCTGGATCTTCTTGAGCAGCTCGATGATCTGCTTCTGTACCGTCACATCGAGTGCGGTGGTGGGTTCATCGGCAATCAGCAGCTTGGGTTCGCAGGCGATGGCCATGGCGATCATCACGCGCTGTTGTTGCCCGCCCGACATTTCATGCGGATAGCTGTCGATACGCTTGTCCGGATCAGGAATACCCACTTCACGCAGCAGCTCGATCGCCCTTTCGCGCGCAGCCTTGCGGCTCAGCGGCTTGTGCAGGCGCAGGGCCTCGACGATCTGGTCGCCAACCCGGTACACCGGGTTCAACGATGTCATCGGATCCTGGAAGATCATCGAAATTTGCTGGCCACAGCGTGCACGACGCTGCAACAGCGTTTCCTTGAGCAAATCCTGGCCTTCGAACAGGATCTGGCTGCCTTCACCAAACTCGGTATTGCTCACAGGCAGCAAGCCCATTACGGCCATGGAGGAAACCGACTTGCCTGAGCCAGACTCACCCACCAATGCCACGGTGCTGTGTTCAGGCACGGCAAAGTCCACACCCTTGAGCGCTTCAAAGCGCTCGCCCTGCCCCATCCGGAAAGTCACACGGAGGTTCTTTACTTCCAGCAGATTCTTGGTCGTCATGACAATTCCTCGGGGTCAGCGGCGCGAAGCCTTGGGGTCCAGCGCATCGCGCAACAGGTCGGTGAACAGACCGAAGGCAACCACGAAGGTGGACATGACCACCGCGACGGTGGCGAGCTGCCACCACTTGCCAAGTACCAGCTCCGGCATCACTTCGTTGATCATGATGCCCCAGGACACGAGATCGGTCGGCACACCCAGACCCAGGAAGGACAGAATGACTTCGGCCTTGATGAAATCCACCACCAGCTGGGAGAGCTGCACCAGAATCAGGTGCGACACGTTCGGCAGGATATGCACGAACATGCGGCGTGTGTCCGAAGCACCGATGGCATCGGCAGCTTGGACGTAGTCACGGCCACGCTGTTTGATGTATTCGGAGCGGATCAGACGATATGTACCCGTCCAGCCCGTGAAGCCCAGAACCAGGATCACCGTGGTAATGCCCTTGCCAAACACTGCGGCAAACGCAAGCACCAGCAGGATGTAAGGCACCGAGGTGAAGATGTTGTAGAACCACTCCAGCAGATCACCCAGCTTGCCGCCAAAGTAACCACCAATCGCGCCCAGCATGGTGCCGATCAAAACCGCCAGCAAGGCAGCCGCCACACCCACCGTGATCGACACCTCACCGGCCTTGATGACCTTGTCGAGAATGTCCCGGCCCCACTTGTCGCCACCCAGCGGCAAGGTCCAGCTGAGCTTGGCCTCACCCTGTTCATATTGCTTGGCCAGCTCGTCGATCTCGGCGTAATACGGCGCGAGCGGGTCCAAGGCTTTCTGCTTCTCATCCACCGGCAGGATTTCCTGGGCAGCAAGGCTGTTCTGCCCCTGCGGATTCGGATGATCCTTGCCCAGGAAGGACGGATTCGCGTAGGAGACACCCTTGTCCTGGTTCCAGTCAGCGGCGATGAGCTCCATGGCAGAGCCTAGGGCAATCAGGAAGTACAGGGCCAGGATGGCCATGCAGACGCGGGCGAGTTTATCGGCCCACAGGCGGCGGCCTGCAGCACGCCAGAAGCCATACGATGCTTGTGCTTGAGTCATGATGGCTGCCTCACTTCAGCTCGACGCGTGGATCAAGCCACTTGTAGAGCAGATCCACCAACAGGTTGACGACCATGGTCAGGATCGCCAGATAAACGGTAATGGCCTTGATGACGGGGAAGTCGCTACGCAACACGGCCGTCACGATCTCTCTACCCAAGCCTGGAATGGAGAACACCATTTCAATCACAAAGGAGCCCACAAACAAGCCCGGCAATTGCAAAGCGAGGTTGGTGGCAATCGGCACGGCAGCATTGCGCAGCACGTGAACGAACATCACGCGATGTTCACTGGCCCCCTTGGCACGCGCAGTACGTGCATAGTCCTGAGTGGTTTCTTCGGCCACAAAGGAGCGATACAGACGCAGGCTGGGCGCTACCGATACGAACAGCAGCAGCAACACCGGCAGCGGTGCATAGGTAGTGACGTTGGTCCAGAAATCATCTGTCCAGCCCAACACGGGGAAGAGTTCGAGCTTGTAGCCGAGCAGCCACTGACCCACCACCACATAAAGCAGCAGGGAGATGGACATGGCTGCGGTGCAGATACCCATCACGGCCCGGTCAGTCAAGGAGCCGCGCCGGTAAGCCACGGCCACGGCAAGACCGGTGGCAATCAAGGCATCGAGCAGCCAGACCTGCAACATCACCGTCAGGGTCACCGGCGCCTTCTGCAGCAGGATGGCCGATACTGCCTCATTGGTACTCCAGCTGTTGCCGAAGTCAAACGTGAACACCTGCTGGGTGAATATCCACAGCTGCATCCATACCGGGGCATTCAACCCCAGCTGATCACGGATGGCCTCGATCTTTTCCTTGCTAGCAATCTTGCCCGCGAGCACAACGGCGGGATCTCCCCCGAAGACGTTGAACAGGAAGAACACCAGCAGAATGACCCCGGCCAGCGTGGGGATCATCTGCCAGATACGGCGAATCAGATAAGCCATCATGGCTGCTTCTCCTGATTGGACTGGCCCGTGATTTCACGGAAGAAGGCATCCGAGTTCGGCTCACGGCCCAGGAACTGGCGCACCAGATCCATCTCGGGCACTTGGGAGCCATTCTCGAGCACGGTGCGGCGGAAACGCAGGCCGGTATCCGTGTTCATCAGGTTGGTACCGAAGGCTGAACGCATATCCAGGGCCAGCACTTCCGACCACATATAGCCGTAATAGCCCGCAGCATACCCCCCGACGATATGACCGAACGCGCCGGGAAACTGGGTGCCCGGCACATGACCCAGCGCGGTTTCGCCTTCCATCTTCACCCACAGTTTCTGCGGATCTTGCGGAATGGGGCCTGCGAGCGCCATGTCATAGGCGGCATACAGCCATTGACGTGCGTACTTGGTACCCTGACCAAAAGCGCGCGCAGCATTGATTTTCTGTACCAGCGACATATCGATGGGCGCACAGCTGCCGCAAGATGCCTGCCACAGAGCCAGCGATGCCGGATCACGCGACCAGGCTTCGAACATCTGCGAAGGCGCCTCTACAAAATCACGCTTGGTATTGGTGCCGGCGTTGAGCGTGTAGCGAGTGCGGCTGAGCACGCCATGCATGATGTGGCCAAACTCATGGAACAGCGTCTCCAGCTCTTCCTGATCAAAACCGGCACGGCTGAAGTTGGTGACCAGCGCCGAGATCGGCGTATTGCCCGTCTTCAGGCTGGACTGGCGTACCGTGAACGCTGCGGCATGCTTGTATTTGCCATCACGCGGGAACAGATCCATGTAGAAGCTGGACAGATACTCGCCGGACGCGGCATCGAATACATCGTAGCCCTTTACATCCTCATGCCAGGTAGCCAGCGCGGTATTGGGCTTGAAGGTCACGCCATACAGCTTGCCGGTAACGGCCATCATCCAGGCAACCGTCGGCTCCGTGGGGAACTGGGCACGCACCACTTCCTGATCAAGGCTGTAACGGCTCTTCTTCAGTCGGCTTTCGTAGAAGAGCTGATCCCAGCGTGTCAGCACTGCCTTGGGATTGCCCGTGTGGGTCGCCTTCAGTTCACGCAATGCAGCGAGCTCGCTCCGCTCGACCGCATTGACCTTCTCTTTCACCTGCTTGAGGAAATCTGCCACCACCTCAGGCTTGCCCACCATGCGCGAACGGGTTGCCAGTTCAGCATAGGAGCGATAGCCCATCAGCGTTGCCTGTCGCTTGCGAAGCTCGGTGACCTCGCGCAGCAAGGCCAGATTCTTGGCGCCACCACGACGCTGGTAGGCGACGTAAAGCGCCTTGCGAACCGCCTCGTCCTCCGCGTTCTCCATTACCGGCAGGTATTCGGGGTAATCGAAACCGACCAGGTACTGACCCTGGGCATTTCGCTTGAAGGTGGCGAGCGTTTCCGCCGGCACGCCTTTCAGTTGCGCTTCGCTGAAAGCAAGTCGCTGCTTGTTTTCCCGGACATTACGTGCGAAGTCCTGCTGCAGCTTTTCCTGGCGAGCCAAGAGGCGTGCAACCTCAGTGCGCTTGGCCTTGGGCAGATTGACACCACGCTCCTCAAAATCGAGCAGCACGCCCTTGAGAGTTTCGGCATCAATCGCATCTGCCGGCTTCAGGGCTTTGAAACGCTTGTAAAGATCCTCGCGCTGCATCAGGCGGTTCACTGCTTCCGACACACGCAGATCACAAGCCTCCTCAGACTGCCGGATGGCCGCATCAGGATGGGTATTGGCGATCAAACCGCCTCCCCACCAGAACTCCACCAGCTTGCCGCTGGCTTGGCTCCACGGCACCAGGACGGTGTCAACCGTTGCCTGCTCCAGTGGCAACTTCTCGATCAGATCAGCTTGCTGGCGGATATCGGCAATCGCCTGATCACACAGCGCCGGTACTTGATCGGCAGGGGAAATGCGGACGGCACCGCGTTCAGCGGCGATGGCGCTGGACACGGACAACGCCAGCGCGAGCGGGATGAGCTTACGCATGCGAACGGCTCCGGTAGGAGTGAATCGACGTGAAGGAATGGACGCTACTTCTTGGCAGCAGCCGCTTTTTGCTTGTCCAGATCAACATCCAGGAACATCCAGTGCGGCATGTTGTCGGGATGCGGCTTGTAGCCCACGACCCAAGGCTGGGCAATGTGGGTACGGATGCGGTTGACGCTATAGATCCAGGGCACATGAGCAGCCACGATGCGGCTCATGTCACGCAGCCGCTCATTGCGCGCCTCCGAAGGCTGCTCCGAAGCAATCTGCTCATAAAGCTTGTCGAAGTCCTTGTTACGGAATCGAGCCTCATTCACCGGACCGGCATTGGGGCCATACAGCAGCTGCATGAAGTTCTCGGCGTCGGGGTAATCCTGCCCCCAGGCACCGCCTGCAAACTGGTAGGTACCGCCTTGACGATTCTTCAGGAAGTCCGAGAAGTTCATCTTCTCGATCGACAACTTGATCTTGATGGCGTTGAAGCCCTTGAGCATCAGCTCTTCCTGATCGCGGCCATCGCTGCCTGTACTCATCATCAACTTGATCGCCAGCGGCTTGCAGCCCGGCTGCTCACGCCAGCCATCGCCGTCGCAATCCTTGTAGCCAAAGCGATCCAGCAAGGCATTGCCGCGCGCAGGACTGAAGCGACCCAGCACGTTCTTGAAGTTGGGATCGTAGCCATTGATCTGCGGCGCCAATGGTGACTGGGCCAGCAAGCCCTGACCATTGCGGATGATCATCAGTTCAGCCATCTGGTTGTAGGCGTAGTTGATGGCACGACGCAGTGCGATCTTCTCGACGCTGCTGCCACCGACAACCGGATCATCCATATTGAACTGATAGTAGGTAATGTCCGCTTCGGCTTCGCGGTAGTAGCGCCAGCCCATCTGCTGGTATTTCTGAGCCAGCTTGTCACCCGGTGCAATCAGTCGTGCATAGTTGAAGCCCAGCCGCGGGTGGGTATCAAGCTGACCGTTCTGGAACGATAGCCAGGAAGCCTGAGGGGTCTCGATAACACGGATATCGATGGTGCCCACGCGAGGGAAAGTCTTGCCGGCAAGCTCGGCGGCAATCTTGGCATCAAAGGTGACGCCAGGGGCCTTCACCGGCTCGTAGCGATAGCCTCGGAAGTTCGGGTTGGCAACCAGGATGATGCGATTGCGACGCTGCCAGGACTTGAGCATGTAAGGGCCGGTACCCACAGGATGGGCCTCGGATGCATCCCCGTAGTGCTCGATGACTTCACGCGCCACCACGCCGGTCGCCGGGGCCGCCGTGATATAGGGCATGTTGTAATCGGGCCGCTTCAACTTGATCTGCAACGTGTAGCGGTCCAGCGCCTTCAGCCCTTCGATGGGCTTGTCGTAGTCAAACTTGCCCGACTTCACAGCTTCGGCAAGCTTCTCGTCAAGACCAATGACCTTACCCTTGAACATGAAGTCCCAAGGTGCGCCACGGCTGGCCGGGTCAACCAGACGCTGGATGGTGTAAACATAATCTTGGGCAACCAACTCACGCTTCTTGCCCTTGAACGCCGGATCATCCGCAAAGTAGATGCCGGGCTTGATCTTGTAGATGAAGGTTTTGCCCTCGTCACGTATCTCCGGCAAATCTGCCGTACGTGGAATCAGGGTCTGGGGACGGGCAAGATAGTCATAGGCCAGCAGCGGCTCGAAAATGCTGCTGTTGATCTCACCTGAGTAATGGTCTGAATACTTGGCCGGGTCAAAACCGGATTCGGGCGCTTCGAAATAGGTGCGAATGGTTTTGGCGGGGTCAGCCGATTGTGCCTGAACAGGGCTAACGGCCAGAAGAAGTACGCCAACAAGGCCGGCAAGATTTGCAGTTTTCATGGTCTGAAGTCGCTGGTAACGGGGCACGGCATGGCACACAGGGAGGATCACCCGCTGAGGCCGCCCGAACGGCATGAAACAACGCAAAAAGGGGCGGCAAGAGCTCGCCGCCCCTCGGACGAAAGTCGATTATCGCTGCTGGGCGTAGTACGACCAGAGTCGAGCCAGATCACCGGTACCATCGGTACCCTTGACTGTCTTGAGCGTCTGTAGCGCCTTGGCCTTCTGCTTGGCCAACACCAGGGCAATACCATAGCGCAGGGTAGCATCCTCTGGACGACGCAGGCCGCCCTTGGCAATGCCCTGCTCCATCAGATTGAGCCCTTTGTCCGGCTGACCCGAAGTCACCAGGTTAAAGCCCAGATTGACCATTTGCGTACCGTCAGCTGCGGCCACTGCAGCGGCCTCGGTTTGAGCCGCGACCTTCTTTTCATCCGCCACACGCTTGTTGGCGAGGTCCATCAGGCGCTTGTGGCGCTCAGCCTCAGCACCGGTACCCATTACGCCTGCGGCATAAGCCTGCTCGACGACATTCTTGGCTTCGGTATTGAAGCCCTCCTGAAGCGACAGCTGAGCCAGCTCCATGTAATCCGTCGTGGTGCTCAGATTGCCCGTGGCCAGCTTGAGGCGATAAACATCAATGGCCAGGCGATCGGAGAAACCGGACTTGCGCTGGATACGATTGATGATGTCTGCCCAGTAAGACTTCTTGGGATAGCGGGCAACCAGCTTCTCCAGCGTCGCCACATAGGCATTTGTGTTATTGAGGCGCAGGTAGGCATTGGCCAGCAGTTGCAGGCGTTCTTCCGAAGAGGCGCGGCCTGCCTTCTCATCTGCACGGACCTGGGCTTCCAGTTCACGTGCTGCGGCACCGACATCACCACTCATGAATTTGAGCTGGGGAATCAGGCCGGTAATCTGCGGATTGGTACCGCCTTCTTTTTCGTAGCGGGCAGCCCACTGCGCGGTACCGTTGTAATTTTTGGCCCGGTAAAACGCACTGACCAAGGCCTCCATGGCCTGCAGTTTCTCGGCGTTACCCATCTTGCCCGTGGCCGATGCCGCTTCGAACGAGACGGCGGCGAGGTTCGCATCACCTGCCGAAGCGGCGGCGAACGTATTCATCCGGTGAACGGAAAATGCCTCAAAGGGAGTCTTGCCAGAAACCGATTCAGCTTCGCGAATTTTCGCGAGCGCTTCCTTGAACTTGCCCGACTTCATCAGTGCGCCAGCAGCCTGTAGCGGCTTGCCAATTTCAGGCCTGACGGCCTCGGCATGTGCGGCTGCGGGACTGGACGACTCGGAGACGAGTACTGGAAAACCGAGAACAGCCCAAAGCAACAGGCCTGCGGAAAAGGAACGCGTAGACATCATGATTCCGACTTTTCCCTACGAGGAGAAAACAAAAAAAGCGGGATGACATCAACTGAATGATGCCATCACCGCCTCACGGGTATTACATAAACTGCTCGTTACCAACCATACCGATCTTGGTAACGCCAATACGCTGCGCTGCTGCCATCACTGCCGCCACATCCTTGTATGGAACAAGTTTGTTGGGGCGGAGATGCACCTCAGGCTGGTCCGGCATGGCCGCGAATTCAGTGAATCGCGTTTCCAGTGCGCCGATACCGGCAAGGGGCGCGCCATCCATATAGATGGTGCCATCAAAGTCGATGTCCACACGGTGAACAATCGGCTCCTGAAGGGGCTTTTTGTCGCTCGGTGGCGGCATATCCAGCTTGACCGAGTGCAACTGCACCGGGATGGTAATGATCAGCATGATCAGCAACACCAGCATCACGTCGATCAGCGGTGTCGTGTTCATCTCGACCATGACATCCGGTTCACCGGAAGAAGAGCCTACGCTCATGCCCATGGCTTATCCCTCATTAGCTAAACTGGTTCAGCCCTTGGGTGGAGGTTCGGTGATAAAGCCGACCTTCACGATCCCTGCGCGCTGACACGCCACCACGACACGGCCCACAAACTCGTAGCGAGCACCCTGATCTCCGCGGATTTGAACTTCCGGCTGCGGAATCTTGGGCGACTCTTCCTTGAGCTTGGCGACCAGCGCCTCTTGGTCAGGAATTAGAACCTGGTTCCAGTAAACGTCACCATCTTTGGTGACCGAAATGTTGATGTTTTCCGGCTTGGTCTCGTTTGCCTTGATTTCTTCACTAGGCAGCGTGACCGGGACAGTGTGGATGGCAACCGGGATGGTGATCAGAAAGATGATCAACAACACCAGCATCACATCCACGAGCGGGGTGGTGTTAATTGCCGACACCACCTCGTCGTCGCCGGACTCCGTTCCGACGTTCATGCCCATGGGTTAGCCCTTTTTGTTGCTCAGCAGAACGCTGTGCAGGTCAGCACCGAAGGCGCGTACTTGTTCCAGACCGGTCTTGTTACGACGGATCAGCCAGTTGTAACCCAGCACGGCAGGCACAGCAACTGCCAGACCGATGGCGGTCATGATCAGCGATTCACCCACGGGACCAGCAACCTTGTCGATCGAAGCCTGACCGGACATACCGATCTTCACCAGAGCGTGGTAGATACCCCAAACGGTACCGAACAGACCCACGAACGGTGCGGTCGAACCCACGGTAGCCAGGAAGGCCAGACCATCGCCGAGACGGCTCTGGATGTTTTCCACGGCGCGCTGGATGGACATGGTGACCCAGCTGTTCTTGTCGATCTGCTCCAGCAGGGCGCCTTCGTGGTGCTCGTTGGCGTTCAGGCCGGTTTCAGCGATGAAGCGGAACGCGCTGTTTTCTTCCAGCGTGGCCACACCAGCCTTGACCGAACCAGCGCTCCAGAAGGTTTCGCGAGCGGCCTTGGCTTGTGCAAACAACTTTTGTTGTTCCCACAGCTTGGTGAACAGGATGTACCAAGTGCCCATGGACATGATGACCATGATCACAAGGGTACCCTTGGCAACGAAGTCAGACTGGGACCACAGGGCTTGCAGGCCGTAGGGGTTATCCGTGGTGACATCAGCGGCGGGGGCGGCAGGTGCTTCTTCAGCGGCAGGGGCAGCTGCTTCTACAGGTGCAGCAGCTTCGACCGGAGCGGCCGCAGCATCGGCGGGGGCAGCAGCGGCATCAGCCGGCGCAGCAGCAGCCGGCGCTTCTTCAGCGTGAGCAGCCTGAGAGACAATGATCGCTGCCGCAGGAGCAGCAGCAAGGGCAACAGCCGCAAACAGTGCGGACAAACGGTTGGCTACAGACATGATGCTTCCAGTTCCTTAGCTAGATGGATTCGGCAGAGCCGAAAGACTTCCCGATTAACACTTGTGATCCGCCCGAAAACTCCCGGGCAGATCACACGCCCAAAAATCATTCTTCCGTGAGATTGAACTCAACAGGGTAATACGTTGTTACATCCTGGCCTTGACCGCGGCACTTCAAGCGCTTCACCGCTGCGACAGCAAGGTTGTTGACCTTCGGATTCGTGGACTTCACGACGCGGGCGCTCTTGATTTCGCCACCACCGCCAATCACCACCTCAACCGTAGCTTCGGCGCGGGTGATTTCTTCGCGGGCTGCGAGCACAACGAACTTGTCCTGCATCTGATCGCCAACTTCGCGAACATTGGAACACAAACCACGCACGCTGGGCGGCTGCGGCGGTGCAGGCTGCGTCGTCACCGGCGCAGGCGCAGGCGCAATAGTGCGCTCAGCGGGAACCTGGCTGGTTGTGGCCGTGATGGTCGGCGCCACAGGCGGCGTCTGAACCTGCACTTCAACCTGCGGAACAAACGACGGCGGCGGTGGCGGCGCCTTGAAATCAGGAGGTGGAGGCGGAGGAATCTCCGGCGGCGGAGGCGGCGGTGCCTCTTCGATGATTTTCGTATCCAGTGGCTTCTGGATGATCTGGATCACCTTGGTGTGCAGACCATTCATCAAGGCATAGCCGATAACAACGTGCAGAAGGATTACC includes the following:
- a CDS encoding energy transducer TonB, yielding MDYAQQQRNPSKHIVGFGLVILLHVVIGYALMNGLHTKVIQIIQKPLDTKIIEEAPPPPPPEIPPPPPPDFKAPPPPPSFVPQVEVQVQTPPVAPTITATTSQVPAERTIAPAPAPVTTQPAPPQPPSVRGLCSNVREVGDQMQDKFVVLAAREEITRAEATVEVVIGGGGEIKSARVVKSTNPKVNNLAVAAVKRLKCRGQGQDVTTYYPVEFNLTEE